One Flexivirga aerilata DNA segment encodes these proteins:
- a CDS encoding NAD-glutamate dehydrogenase yields the protein MSVDTPSRTSILRDCARDDHGEPPAPWLLERYYRHVADEDIAAFGPQRLAGVLRSHTELARHRAPGTADVQLIHPSADADGWSCPYTVLQIVTDDMPFLVDSVVAALAHRDRDVHALIHPQMFVQRDAAGNLVQIYDTDELPPSTGNGLAPIAESWMHFEIDLAADDADDTELLDAVRRVLADVRVAVDDWHRMQGECEQVIADLDAHRPSSVPGWAVDNTQGFLRWLADNHFTFLGYREYELDTVDGEDVLRIKPGSGLGILRYDKPASQSFSRLTPNGRATAREPQLLTITKANSRSTVHRPTYLDYIGVRTFDDQGNVTGEKRFLGLFTSSAYTESVRRVPVVRERVAKVIARTGFSPDSHSGKDLLQVLENYPRDELFQTSSEQLYRISTQVLRLQERRQAQLFRRVDEFGRFVSVLVYLPRDRYNTSVRLRIEQLLREAYDADSVDYTTRIADSALALIHFVVRLRPGADVPEVDDDELHAKLLENSRTWGERLGAVAAEEDGEDASARVMSLYARAFPEAYKEDFSPRQGVADLRRIEALESDEHTLFTLYRDPKSADPRERRFKLFRRDRVILTDVLPVFTDLGVQVTDERPYSMQRADGVVVHVYDFGLRADDAALWGTDDASLARVRDRVQEAFRAVWEGDAESDGLGALVLRAGLTSRQVAVLRAISKYLRQIGFTFSQNYIEQALRGNVDLARSLVDLFEARFDPARAGAGARQDTDREAAQAAIVQRMETALDDVSSLDHDRIIRTMMGVIRATLRTNVFQRDEQGNPSPVMSFKLDCKRVPGLPEPKPMFEIWVYGPRVEGVHLRFGKVARGGLRWSDRPEDFRTEILGLVKAQMVKNAVIVPTGSKGGFVAKKLPDPADREAWLAEGVASYKLFISGLLDVTDNLVSGEVVPPKDVVRHDEDDTYLVVAADKGTATFSDIANGVAQSYGFWLDDAFASGGSAGYDHKAMGITARGAWESVKRHFREMGVDTQSEEFTVVGVGDMSGDVFGNGMLLSEHIRLVAAFDHRHIFLDPDPVAASSYAERRRLFDLPRSSWADYDTSLISQGGGVYPRTAKSIPITPQVREALDLPAGTTAMTPTELIHAILLAPVDLFWNGGIGTYVKSAVEANSDIGDRANDQIRVDGKQLRVKVIGEGGNLGASQLGRIEAAQHGVRVNTDAIDNSAGVDTSDHEVNIKILATDLMRRGRFDLDERNTLLHSMTDEIALQVLRDNYEQNTLLGNARAQTHAMLPVHQRLIRWLEERGELDRELEFLPSDSEIDARAAAGTGLTSPEFSVLVAYAKLALKADLSHSGLTDDPWFGGTLTSYFPAPIRQQYADELTAHPLRKEIVVNSVVNSMINRGGITFGYRLAEETGASPEQAARAYVVAREAFDMAGFVSGVEALDNKVPTDAQTPLYLEFRRLIDRATRWLVHSRPAHLDVGAEIERFKPVIAQLAPKLPDLLQGGERERWERSRDELVESGVPEELAGRAAALLDAYSLLDITEQAIRTGTPVADVAEVYFKLSERLGIDRILHAVSQLPRDDRWDSLARGAVRDDLYAVLDSFTAAVIADTPADATADERLDTWAEANADSINRAQQALVGVADLDEPGLAPLSVALRTLRSVVRSGSAR from the coding sequence ATGTCCGTGGACACACCTTCCCGCACTTCCATCCTGCGCGACTGCGCACGCGACGACCACGGGGAGCCGCCGGCACCCTGGTTGCTCGAGCGCTACTACCGGCACGTTGCCGATGAGGACATCGCCGCCTTCGGGCCGCAGCGCCTCGCCGGAGTGCTCCGCTCGCACACGGAGCTGGCCCGGCACCGCGCTCCCGGCACCGCCGACGTGCAACTGATCCACCCCAGTGCCGACGCCGACGGCTGGTCCTGCCCCTACACGGTGCTGCAGATCGTCACCGACGACATGCCCTTCCTGGTCGACTCGGTGGTCGCGGCGCTCGCGCACCGCGACCGCGACGTGCACGCGCTGATCCACCCGCAGATGTTCGTGCAGCGGGATGCGGCCGGCAATCTCGTGCAGATCTACGACACCGACGAGCTGCCGCCGTCGACCGGGAACGGCCTCGCACCGATCGCCGAGTCGTGGATGCACTTCGAGATAGACCTCGCCGCCGACGACGCCGACGACACCGAGCTGCTGGACGCCGTACGCCGGGTGCTGGCTGACGTGCGCGTCGCGGTCGATGACTGGCACCGCATGCAGGGCGAGTGCGAACAGGTCATCGCCGACCTCGACGCGCACCGCCCCTCGTCGGTGCCCGGATGGGCGGTCGACAACACCCAGGGCTTCCTGCGCTGGCTGGCCGACAACCACTTCACCTTCCTCGGCTACCGCGAGTACGAGCTCGACACGGTCGACGGCGAGGACGTGCTGCGCATCAAGCCCGGTTCGGGCCTCGGCATCCTGCGCTACGACAAGCCCGCGTCGCAGTCGTTCAGCAGGCTGACCCCCAACGGCCGCGCGACGGCCCGCGAGCCGCAGCTGCTCACGATCACCAAGGCCAACTCCCGGTCGACCGTGCACCGGCCGACCTACCTTGACTACATCGGCGTCCGCACCTTCGACGACCAGGGCAACGTCACGGGGGAGAAGCGCTTCCTCGGGCTGTTCACCTCCAGCGCCTACACCGAGTCGGTGCGCCGGGTGCCGGTCGTGCGCGAACGGGTCGCCAAGGTGATCGCCCGCACCGGCTTCTCACCCGACAGCCACTCCGGCAAGGACCTGCTCCAGGTGCTGGAGAACTACCCGCGCGACGAGCTCTTCCAGACCTCCAGCGAACAGCTCTACCGCATCTCCACCCAGGTGCTGCGGCTGCAGGAGCGCCGCCAGGCGCAGCTGTTCCGCCGCGTCGACGAGTTCGGCCGCTTCGTCTCGGTGCTGGTCTACCTGCCCCGCGACCGCTACAACACCAGCGTCCGCCTGCGCATCGAGCAACTGCTGCGTGAGGCATATGACGCCGACAGCGTCGACTACACCACCCGCATCGCCGACTCCGCGCTCGCGCTGATCCACTTCGTGGTCCGGCTGCGCCCCGGTGCCGACGTGCCGGAGGTCGACGACGACGAGTTGCACGCCAAGCTGCTGGAGAACAGCCGCACCTGGGGTGAGCGGCTCGGTGCCGTCGCGGCCGAGGAGGACGGCGAGGACGCGTCGGCGCGGGTGATGAGCCTCTACGCCCGCGCCTTCCCGGAGGCCTACAAGGAGGACTTCAGCCCGCGCCAGGGTGTGGCCGACCTGCGCCGCATCGAAGCCCTGGAGTCCGACGAGCACACCCTCTTCACGCTCTATCGCGACCCCAAGAGCGCCGACCCGCGCGAGCGCCGGTTCAAGCTGTTCCGCCGCGACCGGGTCATCCTGACCGACGTGCTGCCGGTCTTCACCGACCTCGGCGTGCAGGTCACCGACGAGCGCCCCTACTCGATGCAGCGCGCCGACGGCGTCGTGGTGCACGTCTACGACTTCGGCCTGCGCGCCGACGACGCCGCGCTCTGGGGCACCGACGACGCGTCGCTGGCCCGGGTGCGCGACCGCGTCCAGGAGGCGTTCCGCGCGGTGTGGGAGGGCGACGCCGAGAGCGACGGCCTCGGGGCGCTGGTGTTGCGCGCGGGGCTCACCTCCCGCCAGGTCGCGGTGCTGCGCGCGATCAGCAAGTACCTGCGGCAGATCGGGTTCACCTTCAGCCAGAACTACATCGAGCAGGCGCTGCGGGGCAACGTCGATCTCGCGAGGTCCCTCGTCGATCTCTTCGAGGCCCGCTTCGACCCGGCGCGCGCCGGTGCCGGTGCCCGCCAGGACACCGACCGCGAGGCGGCGCAGGCCGCGATCGTGCAGCGCATGGAGACCGCGCTCGACGACGTGAGCAGCCTCGACCACGACCGCATCATCCGCACGATGATGGGTGTCATCCGGGCGACGTTGCGCACCAACGTCTTCCAGCGGGACGAGCAGGGCAACCCCAGCCCGGTGATGAGCTTCAAGCTCGACTGCAAGCGGGTGCCGGGGCTGCCCGAGCCGAAGCCGATGTTCGAGATCTGGGTCTACGGCCCGCGCGTCGAGGGCGTGCACCTGCGCTTCGGCAAGGTCGCCCGCGGCGGCCTGCGCTGGAGCGACCGGCCCGAGGACTTCCGCACCGAGATCCTCGGTCTGGTCAAGGCGCAGATGGTCAAGAACGCCGTCATCGTGCCGACCGGTTCCAAGGGTGGTTTCGTCGCCAAGAAGCTGCCGGACCCGGCCGACCGCGAGGCGTGGCTCGCCGAGGGCGTTGCGTCATACAAGCTGTTCATCTCGGGACTGCTCGACGTGACCGACAACCTGGTGTCCGGTGAGGTGGTGCCCCCGAAGGACGTCGTGCGGCACGACGAGGACGACACCTACCTGGTGGTCGCCGCCGACAAGGGCACCGCGACGTTCAGTGACATCGCCAACGGTGTCGCGCAGAGCTACGGCTTCTGGCTGGACGACGCGTTCGCCTCGGGCGGTTCGGCCGGGTACGACCACAAGGCGATGGGCATCACCGCCCGCGGCGCGTGGGAGTCGGTCAAGCGCCACTTCCGCGAGATGGGCGTCGACACCCAGTCCGAGGAGTTCACCGTCGTCGGCGTCGGTGACATGAGCGGTGACGTCTTCGGCAACGGCATGCTGCTGTCCGAGCACATCCGGCTGGTCGCCGCGTTCGACCACCGGCACATCTTCCTCGACCCCGACCCGGTGGCCGCCAGTTCGTATGCCGAGCGCCGCCGGCTGTTCGACCTGCCGCGGTCGTCGTGGGCCGACTACGACACGTCGCTGATCTCGCAGGGCGGCGGGGTCTACCCGCGCACGGCGAAGTCGATCCCGATCACGCCGCAGGTGCGGGAGGCGCTCGATCTGCCCGCCGGGACCACCGCGATGACGCCGACCGAGCTGATCCACGCGATCCTGCTCGCGCCGGTCGACCTGTTCTGGAACGGCGGCATCGGCACCTACGTGAAGTCGGCCGTCGAGGCCAACTCCGACATCGGCGACCGTGCCAACGACCAGATCCGGGTCGACGGAAAACAGTTGCGGGTCAAGGTGATCGGGGAGGGCGGCAACCTCGGCGCCAGCCAGCTCGGCCGCATCGAGGCCGCGCAGCACGGCGTGCGGGTCAACACCGACGCGATCGACAACTCCGCCGGCGTCGACACCTCCGACCACGAGGTCAACATCAAGATCCTGGCCACCGACCTCATGCGTCGTGGCCGCTTCGACCTCGACGAGCGCAACACGCTGCTGCACTCGATGACCGACGAGATCGCGCTGCAGGTGCTGCGGGACAACTACGAGCAGAACACCCTGCTCGGCAACGCGCGGGCGCAGACCCACGCGATGCTGCCGGTCCACCAGCGGCTCATCCGCTGGCTGGAGGAGCGCGGCGAGCTGGACCGCGAGCTGGAGTTCCTGCCCAGCGACAGCGAGATCGACGCGCGGGCCGCGGCCGGCACGGGCCTGACCTCGCCGGAGTTCTCGGTGCTGGTCGCCTACGCCAAGCTGGCTCTCAAGGCCGACCTCAGCCACTCCGGGCTGACCGACGACCCCTGGTTCGGCGGGACGCTCACGTCATACTTCCCGGCGCCGATCCGGCAGCAGTATGCCGACGAGCTCACCGCGCACCCGCTGCGCAAGGAGATCGTGGTCAACTCGGTGGTCAACTCGATGATCAACCGCGGCGGCATCACCTTCGGCTACCGGCTCGCCGAGGAGACCGGCGCGTCCCCGGAGCAGGCGGCGCGGGCCTATGTCGTGGCCCGCGAGGCGTTCGACATGGCCGGGTTCGTGTCCGGCGTCGAGGCGCTGGACAACAAGGTGCCGACCGACGCCCAGACGCCGCTCTACCTGGAGTTCCGGCGGCTGATCGACCGGGCCACCCGGTGGCTGGTGCACAGCCGGCCGGCGCACCTCGACGTCGGCGCCGAGATCGAGCGGTTCAAGCCGGTGATCGCGCAGCTCGCGCCGAAGCTGCCCGACCTGTTGCAGGGCGGGGAGCGCGAACGCTGGGAGCGGAGCCGGGACGAGCTGGTCGAAAGCGGCGTGCCGGAGGAGCTGGCCGGGCGTGCGGCGGCGCTGCTCGACGCCTACTCGCTGCTCGACATCACCGAGCAGGCCATCCGCACCGGCACACCGGTGGCGGACGTGGCCGAGGTCTACTTCAAGCTGTCCGAGCGGCTGGGCATCGACCGCATTCTGCACGCGGTCTCCCAACTGCCGCGCGACGACCGCTGGGACTCCCTGGCGCGTGGCGCGGTCCGTGACGACCTCTATGCCGTGCTCGACTCGTTCACCGCGGCGGTGATCGCCGACACCCCGGCCGACGCGACCGCCGACGAGCGGCTCGACACCTGGGCGGAGGCCAACGCCGACTCGATCAACCGTGCGCAGCAGGCGCTGGTCGGGGTCGCCGACCTCGACGAGCCGGGGCTCGCCCCGCTGTCGGTGGCGCTGCGCACGCTGCGCTCGGTGGTGCGGTCCGGCTCGGCCCGGTAG